The proteins below are encoded in one region of Brassica napus cultivar Da-Ae chromosome A6, Da-Ae, whole genome shotgun sequence:
- the LOC106346136 gene encoding probable carboxylesterase 4, mitochondrial, with translation MLRRITSSSSLSSPPLFFRLFLHSPRYNFPLSSSRTAVSVSGRHHHHLHRLSAPYTTLRSICSHSSSDLVSEHPPFVRIYKDGRVERLSGTETVPPSLTPQNGVVSKDVVYSQKHSLSARLFLPHKARELAAGSKLPLLIYIHGGAWIVESPFSPIYHSFLTEVVKAASCLAVSVQYRRAPEHPVPAAYEDSWSAIRWVFSHSDGSGPVDWINEYADFNRVFLAGDSAGANMSHHMAMRAGKEKLSPRIKGVAIVHPAFWGTDPVDEHDVQDVETRRGIAQVWEEIASPNSVNGTDDPLFNVVGSDSDFSGLGCEKVLVAVAGKDVFVRQGLGYAAKLKKSGWGGDVEVVVEEEEDHCFHLLDPDSENAPKFLKKFVDFITC, from the coding sequence ATGCTCCGAAGAATCACCTCTTCCTCCTCGCTCTCTTCGCCCCCTCTCTTCTTCCGCTTATTTCTTCACTCTCCTCGCTATAACTTTCCGCTGTCATCTTCACGGACCGCCGTCAGCGTCTCCGgtcgccaccaccaccacctacaCCGGCTATCCGCTCCTTACACAACTCTTCGTAGTATTTGTTCACACTCTTCATCTGATCTCGTCTCCGAGCATCCTCCGTTCGTCAGGATCTACAAAGACGGTCGCGTCGAGCGTCTTTCCGGCACCGAAACCGTCCCACCGTCTCTAACTCCTCAAAACGGTGTCGTCTCGAAGGACGTCGTGTACTCACAAAAGCATAGCCTCTCCGCTCGACTCTTCCTTCCTCATAAAGCCAGAGAACTCGCCGCCGGTAGCAAACTCCCGTTGCTTATCTACATCCACGGCGGAGCGTGGATCGTCGAGTCGCCTTTTTCTCCCATTTACCACAGTTTCCTGACGGAGGTTGTGAAAGCCGCGAGTTGCTTGGCGGTGTCGGTTCAGTACCGCCGCGCGCCGGAGCATCCGGTCCCGGCGGCTTATGAGGATTCATGGTCTGCGATTCGGTGGGTCTTCTCGCATTCAGATGGGTCTGGTCCTGTGGATTGGATCAACGAATATGCTGATTTCAACAGAGTTTTTCTCGCCGGAGATAGCGCCGGAGCCAATATGTCGCACCACATGGCCATGAGAGCGGGTAAGGAGAAGCTTAGCCCTAGAATCAAAGGGGTTGCGATTGTTCATCCAGCTTTCTGGGGGACTGATCCTGTCGACGAGCATGATGTGCAAGACGTGGAGACGAGAAGAGGAATCGCGCAAGTTTGGGAGGAGATCGCGAGTCCGAATAGTGTTAATGGAACGGATGATCCGTTGTTTAACGTGGTTGGATCCGACTCGGATTTTTCCGGGTTGGGATGTGAGAAGGTTTTGGTTGCGGTGGCGGGGAAAGATGTGTTTGTGCGACAAGGGTTGGGCTACGCGGCGAAGCTGAAGAAGAGTGGGTGGGGAGGAGATGTTGAGGTGGTtgtggaagaagaggaagatcaTTGCTTTCATCTCTTAGACCCTGATTCTGAAAATGCTCCCAAATTCTTGAAGAAGTTTGTCGACTTTATCACCTGTTGA
- the LOC111212352 gene encoding probable carboxylesterase 3, with protein sequence MEPHRTSHLPSIRIHKDGRVERLSGNDVIPTSLDPQNDVVTKDVVYSTEHNLSVRLFLPHKSTKLATGEKLALLIYFHGGAYIMESPFSPVYHNYLAEVVKTSNCLAASVQYRRAPEHPIPAAYEDSWAAIQWIFSHSDGFGEEVWINELADFGRVFVAGDSAGANISHHMAIRAGKEKLHPRIKGVAMVHPGFWGKDPVDEKEVQDERIRSQVAEVWELASPNSVDGVDDPWLNVVGSGSDISGLGCERVLVAVAGKDVFGRQGLAYAAKLERSGWKGELEVVEEEEEGHCFHIHNPDSENALKLMKTFVEFISSSVN encoded by the coding sequence atggaACCTCATCGTACTTCTCATCTTCCATCCATCAGAATACACAAAGACGGCCGCGTCGAGCGACTTAGCGGCAACGACGTCATCCCAACCTCACTAGACCCCCAAAACGACGTCGTGACAAAAGACGTCGTGTACTCAACCGAGCATAACCTCTCCGTACGTCTCTTCCTCCCTCATAAATCGACAAAACTCGCCACCGGTGAAAAACTAGCTTTACTTATCTACTTCCACGGCGGAGCTTACATCATGGAGTCCCCTTTCTCCCCTGTTTACCATAACTACCTCGCAGAGGTCGTCAAAACCTCTAACTGCCTCGCCGCGTCAGTTCAATACCGCCGCGCACCGGAGCATCCGATACCGGCGGCGTATGAAGATTCTTGGGCGGCCATTCAGTGGATATTTTCTCATTCTGATGGGTTTGGTGAAGAGGTTTGGATCAATGAACTCGCTGACTTTGGCAGAGTCTTTGTCGCCGGAGATAGCGCCGGAGCTAACATATCTCATCACATGGCGATAAGAGCAGGCAAAGAGAAGCTCCACCCTAGAATCAAAGGAGTTGCTATGGTGCATCCAGGTTTTTGGGGGAAAGATCCGGTCGACGAGAAAGAGGTGCAAGATGAAAGAATCAGAAGCCAAGTGGCAGAAGTTTGGGAGCTGGCGAGTCCGAATAGTGTAGATGGGGTGGATGATCCGTGGTTGAATGTTGTCGGATCCGGGTCGGATATATCCGGACTGGGATGTGAGAGGGTTTTGGTTGCGGTTGCTGGAAAAGATGTGTTTGGACGGCAAGGGTTGGCTTACGCGGCGAAGCTGGAGAGGAGTGGGTGGAAGGGAGAGTTGGAAGTggtggaggaagaagaggaaggacaTTGCTTCCATATCCATAACCCTGATTCTGAAAATGCTTTGAAGTTGATGAAGACATTTGTTGAGTTCATATCATCTTCTGTTAATTAA
- the LOC111213459 gene encoding B3 domain-containing protein At1g43171: MIIGALYPIDTVEPIHPAMIITKQLTNTDYVQNMVLPREQIESVLAVMDGVTDEGLRNGKEVDVYDATEEDEYKVTIKRFNDDTKYVFGKGWSTMKYSLDLEEGQELKLYWHRGYKRFIVLNFQYTLLMI; this comes from the coding sequence ATGATCATTGGTGCTTTATATCCTATTGATACTGTCGAACCCATCCATCCTGCTATGATTATAACAAAACAACTGACAAACACTGATTATGTACAAAATATGGTGTTACCGAGAGAACAAATTGAGTCAGTTCTCGCGGTGATGGATGGTGTTACAGATGAGGGTTTAAGAAACGGTAAGGAAGTGGATGTTTATGATGCAACGGAAGAAGACGAATACAAAGTCACCATAAAGCGTTTTAACGACGACACCAAATATGTTTTTGGAAAAGGTTGGAGTACAATGAAGTATTCTTTGGATCTCGAAGAAGGCCAAGAACTGAAGCTCTACTGGCATCGTGGTTACAAGAGATTCATTGTTCTCAATTTTCAGTACACTCTTCTAATGATTTAA
- the LOC106346138 gene encoding B3 domain-containing protein At1g43171-like, with amino-acid sequence MIIGALYPIDTVEPIHPAMIITKQLTNTDYVQNMVLPREQIESVLAVMDGVTDEGLRNGKEVDVYDATEEDEYKVTIKRVNDDTKYVFGKGWSTMKYSLDLEEGQELKLYWHRGYKRFIVLNFQYTLLMI; translated from the coding sequence ATGATCATTGGTGCTTTATATCCTATTGATACTGTCGAACCCATCCATCCTGCTATGATAATAACAAAACAACTGACAAACACTGATTATGTACAAAATATGGTGTTACCGAGAGAACAAATTGAGTCAGTTCTCGCGGTGATGGATGGTGTTACAGATGAGGGTTTAAGAAACGGTAAGGAAGTGGATGTTTATGATGCAACGGAAGAAGACGAATACAAAGTCACCATAAAGCGTGTTAACGACGACACCAAATATGTTTTTGGAAAAGGTTGGAGCACAATGAAGTATTCTTTGGATCTCGAAGAAGGCCAAGAACTGAAGCTCTACTGGCATCGTGGTTACAAGAGATTCATTGTTCTCAATTTTCAGTACACTCTTCTAATGATTTAA
- the LOC111212349 gene encoding cyclin-dependent kinase inhibitor 7-like isoform X1, which translates to MNEMSERDSKETSFEGSSIKRMRLDDGDDSAEETTVSSSSSSSLSYSAALDSEDEDHRSSSARDTSLPFLDLEGEQQISETEVSSLITISFRAQGSPSSEMDSATTTKTERQEKKAKAPPTQAELDDFFSAAERGQQKRFSDKYNYDIVNDTPLEGRYEWVSLKP; encoded by the exons atgaACGAGATGAGCGAGAGAGATTCTAAAGAGACTAGCTTTGAAGGATCTAGCATCAAGAGGATGAGACTCGATGATGGTGATGACTCAGCTGAAGAGACAacggtttcttcttcttcttcttcttctctgtcttACTCCGCCGCTTTAGATTCTGAAGATGAAGATCATCGGAGCTCAAGCGCCAGAGATACTTCTCTGCCATTTTTAGATCTCGAG GGTGAGCAGCAAATCTCCGAAACCGAAGTATCGTCATTAATCACCATCAGTTTCAG AGCACAAGGAAGTCCATCGAGCGAAATGGACTCGGCCACcacgaccaagacggagaggCAAGAGAAGAAGGCAAAAGCACCACCGACGCAGGCTGAGCTTGACGACTTCTTCTCCGCGGCGGAGAGAGGCCAACAGAAACGATTCTCGGacaa GTACAACTACGATATCGTTAATGATACGCCGCTTGAAGGTCGCTACGAGTGGGTTAGTCTCAAGccttga
- the LOC106346135 gene encoding presequence protease 2, chloroplastic/mitochondrial-like, translated as MLLRSLTRSSSNASTSLFFRLFPRSYFSRSSPATGRNIRRLSAAGTGSELFLRRGLRLLPAAASGCLSGQFSLAVSTQTATSYPGQDEAEKLGFEKSREEFISECKSKAVLFRHKKTGCEVMSVSNDDENKVFGVVFRTPPKDSTGIPHILEHSVLCGSRKYPLKEPFVELLKGSLYTFLNAFTYPDRTCYPVASTNTKDFYNLVDVYLDAVFFPKCVDDVHTFQQEGWHYELNHPSEDISYKGVVFNEMKGVYSQPDNILGRITQQALCPENTYGVDSGGDPKDIPKLTFDKFKEFHRQYYHPSNARIWFYGDDDPVQRLKVLSEYLDMFDASPARDSSKVEPQKLFSGPRRIVEKYPAGGDGDLKKKHMVCLNWLLSEKPLDLQTQLALGFLDHLMLGTPASPLRKILLESGLGEALVNSGVEDELLQPQFSVGLKGVSDDKVQKVEELIMSTLRKLADEGFDTDAVEASMNTIEFSMRENNTGSSPRGLSLMLQSIGKWIYDMDPFEPLKYEEPLKTLKARIAEEGSKAVFSPLIEKFILNNPHCVTIEMQPDLEKASQEEVEEKNILQKVKASMTDEELAELARATEELRLKQETPDSPEALKCVPSLNLRDIPKKPTYVPTEVGDINGVKVLRHDLFTNDILYTEVVFDMGSLRHALLPLVPLFCQSLLEMGTQDMSFVQLNQLIGRKTGGITVYPFTSSVWGSDVPCSKIIVRGKSMVGRAEDLFNLMNCVLQEVRFTDKQRFKQFISQSRAGMENRLRGSGQGIAAARMDAMLNAAGWMSEQMNGLSYIEFLHTLEQKVDQDWEGISSSLEEIRTSLLSKNGCIVNMTADGKSLTSTEKFVGKFLDSLPEKPSSGQVTWDARLPLRNEAIVIPTQVNYVGKAGNIYSSGYKLDGSSYVISKHIGNTWLWDRVRVSGGAYGGFCDFDSHSGVFSFLSYRDPNLLKTLDIYDGTGDFLRCLDVDEDTLTKAVIGTIGDVDSYQLPDAKGYSSLLRHLLNVTDEERQIRREEILSTSLKDFKEFAEAVDSVRDKGVAVAVASQEDIDAANKERSDFFEVKKAL; from the exons ATGCTCCTCCGATCGTTAACTCGTTCCTCCTCCAATGCCTCCACCTCTCTCTTCTTCCGTCTTTTCCCTCGCTCCTACTTCTCTCGCTCTTCTCCAGCGACAGGCCGCAACATTCGCCGGCTATCAGCTGCTGGAACTGGAAGCGAGCTCTTTCTACGCCGTGGTTTAAGGCTGCTCCCCGCCGCCGCGAGTGGCTGTCTCAGTGGGCAGTTCTCTCTCGCCGTCTCTACACAAACCGCAACTTCTTATCCCG GTCAGGATGAAGCTGAGAAGCTTGGATTTGAGAAATCGCGGGAAGAGTTCATCTCAGAGTGCAAATCCAAGGCTGTTCTCTTCAGACACAAGAAGACCGGTTGCGAAGTCATGTCTGTTTCAAACGATGATGAGAACAAGGTCTTTGGCGTCGTTTTCAGGACTCCTCC GAAGGATTCCACTGGCATTCCTCACATACTGGAACATAGCGTATTATGCGGTTCAAGAAAGTACCCTCTTAAAGAGCCATTTGTGGAGTTATTGAAAGGGAGCTTGTATACTTTCCTAAATGCATTCACATATCCTGATAGGACTTGCTACCCTGTTGCTTCCACAAATACAAAG GATTTCTACAATCTTGTCGATGTATACTTGGACGCTGTGTTTTTCCCCAAGTGCGTGGACGATGTTCACACTTTTCAGCAGGAGGGTTGGCACTATGAGCTTAATCATCCTTCTGAAGACATTTCTTACAAAG GGGTTGTTTTTAATGAGATGAAAGGTGTCTATTCACAGCCTGATAATATACTAGGGCGGATTACTCAACAG GCCTTATGCCCAGAAAATACATACGGTGTTGACAGTGGAGGTGATCCAAAGGACATCCCGAAGCTTACATTCGATAAATTTAAG GAGTTCCACCGTCAGTATTATCACCCGAGCAATGCCAGAATATGGTTCTACGGAGATGATGATCCAGTTCAACGCCTCAAAGTCCTGAGTG AATATTTGGACATGTTTGATGCAAGCCCAGCTCGAGATAGCTCAAAGGTTGAACCACAGAAGCTATTCTCTGGGCCTCGCAGAATCGTCGAAAAATATCctgctggtggagatggtgacCTTAAGAAGAAGCATATGGTGTGCCTCAACTGGCTACTCTCTGAAAAGCCACTGGACTTACAAACTCAGCTCGCGCTTGGATTCTTAGATCACCTAATGCTTGGGACTCCTGCTTCGCCATTGAGAAAAATCTTGTTGGAGAGCGGATTAGGAGAAGCTCTTGTCAACAGTGGGGTGGAAGACGAACTTCTCCAGCCCCAGTTCAGTGTTGGTTTGAAAGGTGTTTCCGATGATAAGGTACAAAAGGTTGAAGAGCTGATCATGAGTACTCTGAGAAAATTGGCAGATGAGGGGTTTGACACTGATGCTGTTGAGGCATCCATGAACACCATTGAGTTTTCTATGAGAGAAAACAATACAGGGTCGTCCCCTCGTGGTTTATCACTTATGCTCCAATCAATT GGGAAATGGATATACGACATGGATCCTTTTGAGCCATTAAAGTATGAGGAACCATTGAAGACCTTGAAAGCTAGAATAGCTGAGGAAGGATCCAAGGCTGTCTTTTCCCCGCTGATAGAGAAGTTCATTTTGAACAACCCTCACTGTGTTACCATCGAGATGCAGCCTGATCTAGAAAAGGCTTCTCAAGAGGAAGTGGAGGAGAAAAATATTCTGCAAAAAGTTAAAGCAAGTATGACAGACGAGGAGCTTGCAGAACTAGCGCGTGCCACAGAGGAGTTGAGATTGAAGCAAGAGACTCCTGACTCTCCCGAAGCACTGAAATGCGTTCCAAGTTTAAATTTGAGGGACATTCCAAAGAAACCTACATATGTTCCCACTGAG GTTGGAGATATTAATGGCGTGAAGGTCTTGCGGCATGATCTTTTTACAAATGATATACTATACACTGAAGTAGTCTTTGATATGGGCTCACTGAGGCATGCGCTTCTTCCGCTAGTACCCCTCTTCTG TCAATCTTTACTGGAGATGGGCACGCAAGATATGAGTTTTGTACAGCTTAATCAGTTGATTGGAAGGAAAACTGGAGGGATAACAGTTTATCCCTTTACATCCTCTGTCTGGGGCAGTGATGTTCCATGTAGCAAAATTATTGTCCGTGGAAAATCCATGGTTGGACGGGCTGAAGACCTTTTTAACCTG ATGAACTGTGTGCTGCAAGAAGTTCGATTTACAGATAAACAGCGGTTTAAACAATTCATCTCCCAGAGTAGAGCAGGGATGGAG AACCGATTGAGAGGAAGTGGTCAAGGAATCGCTGCTGCGAGGATGGACGCAATGTTGAACGCTGCTGGATGGATGTCTGAACAGATGAATGGTCTCAG tTACATTGAGTTTCTACATACTCTGGAACAGAAGGTGGATCAAGACTGGGAAGGGATCTCATCCTCACTTGAAGAAATCAGAACGTCTCTCCTTTCTAAGAATGGTTGCATAGTCAATATGACTGCTGATGGGAAGTCCCTCACAAGCACGGAGAAATTTGTTGGGAAGTTCCTTGATTCACTCCCTGAAAAGCCTTCTAGTGGACAAGTTACTTGGGATGCACGGCTTCCTCTGAGAAATGAAGCTATTGTAATACCAACTCAG GTGAACTATGTGGGGAAAGCAGGTAATATATACAGCAGTGGATATAAGCTTGATGGGAGTTCATATGTTATATCAAAGCATATTGGTAACACATGGTTATGGGACCGTGTTCGTGTAAGTGGTGGTGCATATGGAGGTTTCTGTGATTTTGATTCACATTCAG GAGTGTTTTCGTTCTTGTCTTACCGTGACCCCAACTTACTGAAGACACTAGACATATATGATGGAACTGGAGACTTCTTACGTTGCCTTGACGTCGATGAAGACACCCTTACTAAAGCAGTTATTGGGACAATTGGGGACGTTGATTCGTACCAGCTCCCTGATGCCAAAGGTTATAGCAG TTTGTTGAGGCATTTGCTTAATGTAACTGACGAAGAGAGGCAAATAAGGCGTGAAGAGATATTATCAACAAG TTTGAAGGACTTTAAGGAATTTGCAGAGGCGGTAGACTCTGTTAGAGATAAAGGTGTTGCAGTGGCCGTGGCATCACAAGAAGACATTGATGCAGCAAACAAAGAACGCTCAGATTTTTTCGAAGTGAAGAAAGCTCTATGA
- the LOC111212349 gene encoding cyclin-dependent kinase inhibitor 7-like isoform X2, whose translation MNEMSERDSKETSFEGSSIKRMRLDDGDDSAEETTVSSSSSSSLSYSAALDSEDEDHRSSSARDTSLPFLDLEQISETEVSSLITISFRAQGSPSSEMDSATTTKTERQEKKAKAPPTQAELDDFFSAAERGQQKRFSDKYNYDIVNDTPLEGRYEWVSLKP comes from the exons atgaACGAGATGAGCGAGAGAGATTCTAAAGAGACTAGCTTTGAAGGATCTAGCATCAAGAGGATGAGACTCGATGATGGTGATGACTCAGCTGAAGAGACAacggtttcttcttcttcttcttcttctctgtcttACTCCGCCGCTTTAGATTCTGAAGATGAAGATCATCGGAGCTCAAGCGCCAGAGATACTTCTCTGCCATTTTTAGATCTCGAG CAAATCTCCGAAACCGAAGTATCGTCATTAATCACCATCAGTTTCAG AGCACAAGGAAGTCCATCGAGCGAAATGGACTCGGCCACcacgaccaagacggagaggCAAGAGAAGAAGGCAAAAGCACCACCGACGCAGGCTGAGCTTGACGACTTCTTCTCCGCGGCGGAGAGAGGCCAACAGAAACGATTCTCGGacaa GTACAACTACGATATCGTTAATGATACGCCGCTTGAAGGTCGCTACGAGTGGGTTAGTCTCAAGccttga